A single Glycine soja cultivar W05 chromosome 14, ASM419377v2, whole genome shotgun sequence DNA region contains:
- the LOC114383791 gene encoding 60S acidic ribosomal protein P0-like, with protein sequence MAPLVQGLVARGGHGAGDDTTMSMEEAKLIFTKGELKEVSEEVAKYKFTFIGFLIPNTCCCTTLFVNAYKNVLAVVVKIDFSFLEVDKIKQYLKDPSKFVVVVVVVVVAAALATEFGAPTTTKEKEKKEELGEESNDDITHPLGN encoded by the exons ATGGCACCACTGGTGCAAGGTCTAGTTGCACGAGGTGGCCACGGGGCCGGCGACGACACGACAATGTCGATGGAGGAG GCCAAGTTGATTTTCACCAAAGGTGAACTGAAGGAGGTTAGTGAGGAGGTTGCTAAGTACAAG TTCACTTTCATTGGCTTTCTCATACCTAACACTTGCTGCTGCACCACACTATTTGTCAATGCCTACAAGAATGTTCTTGCTGTTGTAGTTAAGATAGATTTTTCTTTCCTTGAGGTAGACAAGATCAAGCAGTATCTAAAG GATCCAAgtaaatttgttgttgttgttgttgttgttgttgttgctgctgctctTGCTACTGAGTTTGGTGCTCCCACTACAaccaaggaaaaggaaaagaaggaagaactaGGTGAAGAATCAAATGATGACATAACTCATCCCCTTGGGAACTAG